A region of Halomonas sp. I5-271120 DNA encodes the following proteins:
- a CDS encoding TraU family protein has translation MKKVIIAVGIALSTGVFSLSASAAATCEGNGIISGKLVTEVCWTCVFPVYIGGVPAGDERFVPDEAVREPICSCQDNNGVLTPGIPTSMWEPARLIEFTTSPGCIHSLGGIEMPFDKASRGNIGYDTGDGGADNFQYYHYMSFPLLTVMDMFSGGRCNAGGYADFDLMYMSEIDPTWNDSTIAFYTNPESAAVANPAALSACAADAVSSTAGEPIDSMFWCAGSWGAQYPLSGWADRGTGIVRGSSKRTAQTLNALHRRGLAWKTMGEDSMCKGNIAPMMPKSQYKFTMMHPRAETDKAHVMGQSTLTWGAGRWFPIKGEEPVYLIWRWNDCCNSM, from the coding sequence ATGAAAAAGGTTATTATCGCTGTAGGTATTGCACTTTCCACTGGGGTGTTTTCTTTATCTGCATCGGCTGCCGCGACCTGTGAAGGAAATGGCATTATCAGCGGCAAATTGGTCACCGAAGTCTGCTGGACTTGCGTTTTCCCCGTTTATATTGGCGGTGTTCCTGCTGGTGATGAACGATTTGTTCCCGATGAAGCGGTGCGCGAACCTATATGCTCTTGCCAAGACAATAATGGTGTCCTTACACCCGGGATTCCCACGTCAATGTGGGAGCCAGCACGGTTGATCGAGTTTACAACTTCGCCCGGTTGCATTCACAGCCTTGGTGGCATAGAAATGCCATTCGATAAGGCCAGTCGAGGAAATATCGGTTATGACACAGGGGATGGTGGTGCTGACAACTTCCAGTATTACCACTACATGTCATTTCCACTCCTGACCGTCATGGACATGTTTTCTGGAGGCCGTTGCAATGCTGGTGGCTATGCAGACTTCGATTTGATGTACATGTCTGAAATCGATCCGACATGGAATGACTCCACGATCGCGTTTTATACAAATCCGGAATCCGCTGCCGTAGCAAATCCCGCTGCATTATCCGCATGTGCTGCCGATGCCGTGTCCTCGACAGCAGGCGAGCCCATCGACTCCATGTTCTGGTGCGCAGGATCGTGGGGTGCTCAATATCCTCTCTCTGGTTGGGCCGACCGGGGTACTGGAATTGTTCGTGGTTCCAGTAAGCGTACCGCCCAGACACTGAATGCCCTGCATCGCCGTGGTCTGGCTTGGAAAACGATGGGCGAGGATTCCATGTGCAAGGGAAACATTGCGCCCATGATGCCTAAATCACAATATAAGTTCACGATGATGCACCCTCGCGCAGAGACGGATAAAGCCCATGTTATGGGCCAGTCTACTCTGACCTGGGGCGCTGGTCGGTGGTTTCCCATCAAAGGCGAAGAGCCAGTTTATTTGATCTGGCGCTGGAACGATTGCTGCAATTCTATGTGA
- a CDS encoding AAA family ATPase: MTSKLQTTQYVIADAFNLPDANRASVIVGYESSSNPLIPSMDQHHHFDRDVLRRVLNFLNHPDGDALYLTGPTGSGKTSGIAQILARLYWPMQSITAHGRMEFQELVGHHTLVSLLPGEEPTMTFVDGPLTKAMKEGHVLLINEVDLMDPSELSGLNDVLEGRPLVIAENGGEVVRPHPMFRVAVTGNSAGGGDETGAYLGVRQQNIAAMDRYRVVRVDYLPPAVEEPLLKAKVPELNDVLVPKMVEMANTLRTLFTGDEETGAGGELSFPMSTRVLIRWARQTLAYESCSNRLQYALEESLMARAAPEERIAIERVATNIFGKEAWNGGAA; this comes from the coding sequence ATGACTAGCAAGCTACAAACCACTCAGTATGTCATTGCCGACGCCTTCAACCTTCCCGATGCGAATCGGGCTTCGGTGATAGTGGGCTATGAAAGCTCGAGTAATCCGCTCATTCCATCAATGGACCAGCATCATCACTTTGATCGTGATGTGCTGCGCCGCGTGCTGAACTTCCTGAACCATCCGGACGGTGACGCTCTGTACCTAACAGGGCCGACCGGATCCGGGAAGACCTCTGGCATTGCGCAGATCCTGGCGCGGCTCTATTGGCCGATGCAGTCCATCACGGCTCATGGCCGTATGGAGTTCCAGGAGCTGGTGGGGCATCACACGCTGGTTTCCCTGCTACCAGGGGAAGAGCCGACGATGACCTTCGTGGATGGTCCGCTGACCAAGGCGATGAAGGAGGGCCACGTCCTCTTGATCAACGAAGTCGACCTGATGGATCCGTCAGAGCTCTCAGGGCTCAATGACGTGCTCGAAGGTCGGCCGCTCGTTATCGCCGAAAACGGCGGGGAAGTGGTTCGTCCTCACCCGATGTTCCGTGTCGCTGTCACTGGCAACTCTGCTGGTGGTGGCGATGAGACCGGGGCATACCTGGGTGTGAGGCAGCAGAACATCGCTGCGATGGACCGCTACCGCGTGGTGCGAGTCGACTATCTGCCGCCTGCAGTGGAGGAACCTCTGCTGAAGGCCAAGGTGCCGGAGCTGAATGACGTTCTGGTGCCGAAGATGGTCGAGATGGCGAACACCCTTCGTACCCTGTTCACAGGGGATGAAGAAACGGGTGCAGGAGGCGAACTTAGCTTCCCGATGTCCACTCGTGTGCTGATTCGCTGGGCTCGCCAGACGCTGGCCTATGAGTCCTGCTCCAACCGGCTGCAGTATGCCCTTGAGGAATCCCTCATGGCGCGTGCCGCACCGGAAGAGCGCATCGCGATCGAGCGTGTTGCCACCAACATCTTCGGCAAAGAAGCCTGGAACGGGGGTGCAGCATGA
- the traN gene encoding conjugal transfer mating pair stabilization protein TraN produces MKKFLTYILVVAMTYSPLHGYITPVYAKENAYSAETKQWTESFASDLWDNSSTDSKSSVSIGKGDTRIEGELTEIFPGLKDDDNAAPSDSPSTATLGAASQDEDLAKSLGSNAKSGLFDDATKDDDIKGDPGELNHPSDKPWSDTNVAQAESTKYGVAYDIIREDSQRQYVDLTNDPIVGNYRDTIEDSSIFEENFFSCSESEVLNDNSRNVHIPDYKFCNRIKTSDESCDITHDYTAAVVTHHAGPFNLRSCSSGNCQNLWIGKVGDNYFSGNCAIYEQRTQVKVQNPDAIKKATLTYTKWDDYMQVYVGPPGQEKLVWRGPNGNFPPETGGKCELSTSWSKHPNTDLTSYFANAEEGEVISFKIRVSVTGEGEAYSRIRIDYDPDKVVTKDTWSPESCFESAQALDDNFASGSYRCVDDPGASRSDGCAKIDGILVCPDLLKEPPIDNVSKTCRRVEVEADFDFYQGQMDCWTDPQGEKHCPEVKNEFESQCGELEAQGCGFISQDCVGNGAGKSGTCYVTEEKWDCGDSVKIDSSSVSTEYQCDGDFQCIGADCFDTSVEDNTDFAKVSAILNAAQTAQQDMECVGTDEMNQNVTCEIFGGDDMECKTALGGAQDCCDQPVSVNRADYLKMIMAVPKIDAAILSADLTQGSMFKTAQSGYASLSNGLKSSVSEVTQPFTSYVDTATAEIKNTMTEAMDQVVGKLKQKAAEITEKVIGAVTGDPQLAAQAGQSMAAETGKQSATETAAGKMMSFGSTIFAIYGYYQLAMLAIQMIWKCEQEEFMLASQRELGNCHHVGSYCKSEVLGVCVEKRRSYCCFKSPLARIMNEQIRKNTGLDWGDAESPSCGGIPLKKLETIDWDTVNLDEWTAILQQEGLYQGDAANVNMEALTGAGSDLSGPVGGGARKNVVDRTELRAKGLDLEAQKKSATESFNANVE; encoded by the coding sequence ATGAAAAAATTTCTGACTTATATTCTTGTTGTGGCAATGACGTACTCACCACTTCATGGCTATATAACACCTGTTTATGCTAAAGAAAATGCGTACTCAGCAGAGACTAAGCAATGGACGGAAAGTTTCGCTAGTGACCTGTGGGATAACTCCTCTACCGATTCCAAATCAAGTGTATCGATCGGAAAGGGGGATACAAGGATTGAGGGTGAGCTCACCGAGATATTCCCTGGGCTAAAAGACGACGATAACGCTGCGCCGAGCGATAGCCCTAGCACGGCTACACTCGGTGCAGCTTCGCAGGACGAAGATCTGGCTAAATCGCTAGGGTCGAACGCTAAGTCTGGACTTTTTGACGACGCTACTAAGGATGACGATATCAAGGGTGATCCAGGTGAGCTCAATCACCCAAGTGATAAGCCATGGTCAGATACAAACGTTGCTCAAGCCGAATCAACAAAATATGGTGTGGCCTATGATATTATTCGCGAAGATTCACAGCGCCAATATGTTGACTTGACCAATGACCCCATAGTTGGAAATTACAGAGATACCATTGAAGATTCTTCAATATTTGAGGAGAATTTCTTTTCATGTTCTGAGAGTGAGGTTTTGAATGATAATAGCAGGAATGTGCATATTCCTGACTATAAGTTTTGCAACCGGATTAAGACCAGCGATGAATCATGTGATATTACGCATGATTATACAGCAGCAGTAGTTACACACCATGCAGGACCGTTTAACTTGAGGTCGTGCTCAAGTGGTAACTGTCAAAATCTATGGATCGGAAAGGTGGGTGACAACTATTTTTCTGGTAATTGTGCGATATATGAGCAGCGAACTCAAGTTAAGGTCCAGAATCCTGATGCCATTAAGAAAGCTACGTTAACCTACACAAAGTGGGATGACTACATGCAGGTTTACGTGGGCCCCCCTGGACAAGAGAAACTTGTCTGGAGAGGCCCAAACGGAAACTTTCCTCCTGAAACAGGCGGTAAGTGCGAACTAAGCACATCATGGTCGAAACACCCAAATACAGATCTAACCTCTTACTTTGCTAATGCAGAAGAGGGCGAAGTAATCTCATTTAAAATTAGAGTTTCTGTAACAGGAGAGGGTGAAGCTTATAGTAGAATTAGAATAGATTACGATCCGGATAAAGTAGTAACCAAAGATACTTGGTCTCCTGAATCTTGCTTTGAGAGTGCTCAGGCTCTTGATGACAACTTTGCATCTGGATCTTATAGATGTGTAGATGACCCCGGAGCATCCCGTTCTGATGGTTGTGCAAAAATAGATGGGATACTAGTTTGTCCAGATTTGCTGAAAGAGCCACCTATCGATAATGTCTCTAAGACTTGTCGACGTGTAGAAGTCGAAGCTGATTTTGACTTCTATCAAGGTCAAATGGATTGCTGGACTGATCCCCAGGGAGAGAAGCACTGCCCGGAAGTTAAGAACGAGTTTGAGTCGCAATGTGGCGAACTAGAAGCACAGGGTTGTGGCTTTATCTCACAGGATTGCGTTGGTAACGGCGCCGGAAAATCCGGTACATGCTATGTGACTGAAGAAAAATGGGATTGTGGTGATTCAGTTAAGATAGATAGCTCTAGTGTTAGTACAGAGTATCAATGTGACGGTGACTTCCAGTGTATTGGTGCTGATTGCTTTGACACATCTGTTGAAGATAATACAGATTTTGCCAAGGTCTCAGCTATACTTAATGCTGCCCAAACCGCTCAACAAGATATGGAATGTGTTGGAACTGATGAAATGAACCAAAATGTCACCTGTGAAATATTTGGTGGCGATGATATGGAATGTAAGACTGCATTGGGTGGTGCTCAAGACTGTTGTGATCAGCCTGTTAGTGTAAATCGAGCAGATTATCTGAAGATGATCATGGCTGTTCCTAAAATAGACGCAGCTATCCTTTCTGCCGATCTTACCCAGGGCAGCATGTTCAAGACTGCTCAAAGTGGCTATGCCTCTTTGAGTAATGGCCTGAAAAGCTCCGTGAGTGAGGTCACTCAGCCTTTCACCAGTTATGTTGATACTGCGACTGCTGAGATAAAAAATACCATGACCGAAGCAATGGATCAGGTTGTCGGCAAGCTAAAACAGAAAGCCGCCGAAATAACTGAAAAGGTTATTGGTGCAGTTACAGGTGATCCTCAGCTAGCTGCTCAAGCTGGCCAATCTATGGCGGCTGAAACCGGAAAGCAAAGTGCAACTGAAACTGCTGCTGGAAAAATGATGAGCTTCGGTTCGACAATATTTGCCATATATGGTTATTATCAGCTTGCCATGCTTGCCATTCAAATGATTTGGAAGTGCGAGCAAGAAGAATTCATGCTTGCGTCTCAGAGGGAGCTAGGTAACTGCCACCACGTGGGATCCTATTGCAAATCTGAGGTCTTGGGCGTTTGTGTGGAGAAGCGTCGATCATATTGCTGTTTTAAGAGCCCTCTTGCCAGAATTATGAATGAGCAAATTCGCAAGAATACAGGCCTGGATTGGGGCGATGCCGAATCTCCGTCATGTGGTGGAATTCCACTTAAGAAGCTGGAAACAATTGATTGGGATACTGTAAACCTTGATGAGTGGACCGCTATTTTGCAACAAGAAGGTCTCTACCAAGGCGATGCTGCCAATGTCAATATGGAAGCACTCACCGGGGCTGGTAGCGATCTTTCCGGGCCAGTAGGTGGTGGAGCAAGGAAGAATGTTGTGGATAGGACTGAGCTACGGGCGAAAGGTTTGGATCTGGAGGCTCAAAAGAAGTCTGCCACAGAGTCCTTTAATGCGAATGTAGAATAA
- the traC gene encoding type IV secretion system protein TraC, producing the protein MSLVKMRREAGNGKLIDESIRAANLFPPQAYDEERELFIMDDNTIGFVIQCEPISSMDQNTQKSVESFFQNTPFPEGSFVQINLYRSPDIKSQLADIYALRQGNNNKLFKKLINERIKFFDDHTVSRLRRNFKEKRHDQGVVFDLKLMLSVKMEISGAYPSDDEMRKAENLRIETMASLGTIGLQPRSLDAKGYIRILQTMLNWGAEASWRHGHAEYDETQSIAEQLLDYDNPIEYHKHGLKIGDYHVRTLSAKRAPRKAYFGIASDYCGDLFHGISAVKEHYMVVLSIYFPKHHKKKSDFDRNRTFVINQSQGPIVNYVPVLAEKKADFDALHNDVTDEGYKFCMMHLNVVVFCPNEKRAAEAVSDFRSYWRKNQFEVMPNTLTHHVNFFNSLPLFTDPTAMQEMQRFKTGTPKQAAVLAPIFGEWKGTGTPYINLLSRNGQIMSLSKYDSLDNYNSLTCAASGSGKSFLTNNEIDSYMSEGARVWVIDVGRSYEKLASTLGGDFIEFSDASNVCINPFPLVKDYKEEEDALVSIIRLMISYEHDIDGVQVAELKRELQEAYKQFGGKLTIDILADRLLANRDNRVKDMGTQLFPFTSNGSYGRFFNGENTVSFTNQFTVLELEELKGRPHLQQVVLAQMLYQIQQAIYLDIENRDTKKLLFIDEAWSMLTNEGIAEAIETAYRRFRKYGGSISLITQSLLDFDGTSLGETIIANANSIQLLGQKAENLTRSIEKGYLQLPDGYERMLSTVKTIPGIYSEVFIKGSYGMGIGRLFVSEYQILMYSTHPDDVAAIERYRKKGKDVGEAIELVIRDRKEQYGSAGDEK; encoded by the coding sequence ATGAGCCTTGTGAAAATGCGTCGTGAGGCAGGTAATGGGAAACTGATCGACGAAAGCATCCGGGCAGCAAACCTTTTCCCTCCGCAGGCTTACGACGAGGAGCGTGAGCTCTTCATCATGGACGACAATACAATTGGTTTCGTGATCCAGTGTGAGCCGATCTCTTCCATGGATCAGAACACACAAAAGTCAGTGGAATCATTCTTCCAGAACACGCCGTTCCCCGAGGGGAGCTTTGTTCAAATTAACCTATATCGTTCTCCGGATATCAAGTCACAACTGGCTGATATCTATGCGTTGAGGCAGGGGAATAATAACAAGCTTTTCAAGAAGCTCATTAACGAGCGTATCAAGTTCTTTGATGACCATACGGTTTCACGCCTGCGTCGTAACTTCAAAGAAAAGAGACATGACCAGGGTGTCGTCTTTGATTTGAAGTTGATGCTCTCCGTGAAGATGGAAATCTCCGGGGCCTACCCCTCAGATGATGAGATGCGAAAGGCAGAGAACTTGCGCATCGAAACCATGGCATCACTGGGCACGATCGGCCTGCAGCCACGGTCGCTTGATGCCAAGGGCTATATCCGAATTCTACAAACCATGCTCAATTGGGGGGCAGAAGCAAGTTGGCGGCATGGTCATGCCGAATACGATGAGACCCAGTCGATCGCTGAGCAGCTGCTGGACTATGACAATCCGATTGAATACCACAAGCATGGCTTGAAGATCGGCGACTACCATGTTCGAACGCTCTCCGCGAAGCGTGCACCGCGTAAAGCCTATTTTGGCATCGCATCTGATTACTGTGGTGATCTCTTTCATGGTATCTCGGCTGTAAAAGAGCACTACATGGTAGTGCTGAGCATTTACTTTCCTAAGCACCATAAGAAGAAAAGCGACTTTGACAGGAACAGGACCTTCGTGATCAACCAATCACAAGGCCCTATTGTCAACTACGTTCCAGTTTTGGCGGAAAAGAAGGCTGACTTCGATGCGCTGCATAACGATGTGACTGATGAAGGTTACAAGTTCTGCATGATGCATCTGAATGTAGTGGTCTTCTGTCCGAATGAAAAACGTGCAGCAGAGGCGGTATCTGACTTTCGAAGCTACTGGCGTAAAAACCAGTTCGAGGTGATGCCAAATACACTGACGCATCATGTGAACTTCTTCAATTCACTCCCACTGTTCACAGATCCAACTGCGATGCAGGAGATGCAGCGTTTCAAGACTGGAACCCCAAAGCAGGCTGCTGTGCTAGCGCCAATATTTGGCGAGTGGAAGGGGACTGGCACGCCATATATCAACCTCCTTTCGCGCAATGGACAGATCATGTCCTTGTCGAAATACGACTCCTTGGATAACTACAACTCCCTGACGTGTGCTGCCTCGGGTTCGGGTAAGTCATTCCTGACGAATAATGAAATTGACTCCTATATGTCAGAAGGCGCCCGAGTATGGGTTATCGACGTGGGGCGTTCATACGAGAAGCTAGCATCCACGCTGGGTGGTGACTTCATCGAGTTTAGTGATGCTTCCAATGTATGTATCAATCCTTTCCCCTTGGTAAAAGATTACAAGGAGGAAGAGGATGCGCTCGTAAGCATTATCCGCCTGATGATCTCATACGAACACGATATCGATGGGGTACAAGTAGCTGAGCTCAAGCGTGAACTACAAGAAGCGTATAAACAATTTGGTGGAAAACTGACGATCGATATCCTGGCAGATCGTCTTCTCGCTAACAGAGATAACCGTGTCAAGGACATGGGTACCCAGCTATTCCCGTTCACCTCGAACGGTTCATATGGCCGTTTCTTTAACGGCGAGAATACAGTTTCTTTCACAAACCAGTTCACGGTCCTCGAACTGGAGGAATTGAAAGGCCGACCGCACCTGCAACAGGTAGTCCTGGCCCAGATGCTGTATCAGATCCAGCAGGCGATTTACCTCGACATCGAAAACAGGGATACAAAGAAGCTGCTGTTTATCGATGAAGCATGGTCGATGCTGACCAACGAGGGGATCGCCGAAGCGATTGAGACGGCCTACCGGCGTTTCCGTAAGTACGGGGGCAGTATATCTCTGATTACTCAGTCACTGCTTGACTTTGATGGTACATCCCTGGGCGAGACGATCATCGCAAACGCTAACTCGATCCAGCTTCTGGGGCAGAAGGCAGAGAACCTGACGCGCTCTATCGAAAAAGGGTATCTGCAGTTGCCTGATGGGTACGAGCGTATGCTAAGTACCGTCAAAACGATCCCAGGCATCTATTCCGAGGTGTTCATCAAAGGCTCATACGGCATGGGGATTGGCCGTCTGTTCGTTTCGGAGTACCAGATCCTTATGTACTCCACCCATCCTGATGATGTGGCAGCTATCGAGCGTTACCGCAAGAAGGGTAAGGATGTTGGCGAAGCGATCGAGCTTGTTATCCGCGACCGCAAGGAACAGTACGGATCAGCAGGGGATGAAAAATGA
- a CDS encoding S26 family signal peptidase, translating into MVLIKKKESWKRFSIKASLMLCVMAAGLIYFNARFQIGFDFQEISSIPGQRLYVIDKWDQELIKGKRYAYWSKGLEPIFDDGSIMVKILVAEPGDKVEVDDNYQVLIDDKPTRYYGLAQAERVGYEPEEFVGSASLAEDEFWFMGTHELSFDSRYYGAISSTQVIGRAYPIL; encoded by the coding sequence ATGGTTCTGATAAAAAAGAAAGAGTCCTGGAAGAGGTTCAGCATCAAGGCTTCCCTAATGTTGTGCGTGATGGCTGCGGGATTGATTTATTTCAATGCCAGATTTCAGATCGGCTTCGATTTTCAGGAAATATCGTCAATTCCGGGGCAACGCCTGTACGTCATTGATAAGTGGGACCAAGAGTTGATCAAGGGCAAACGCTATGCGTATTGGTCAAAAGGACTGGAGCCGATTTTCGATGATGGCTCGATCATGGTGAAGATCCTTGTTGCCGAGCCAGGGGATAAGGTCGAGGTCGATGATAACTACCAAGTGCTTATTGATGACAAGCCGACACGCTATTACGGGCTTGCCCAAGCAGAACGAGTCGGATACGAACCAGAGGAATTTGTTGGCTCAGCCTCTTTGGCAGAGGATGAATTCTGGTTCATGGGGACTCACGAGCTGTCGTTTGACTCTCGCTATTACGGCGCCATTTCATCTACTCAAGTCATCGGCCGTGCATACCCGATTCTGTAA
- a CDS encoding TrbC family F-type conjugative pilus assembly protein, whose protein sequence is MKKLTFLIAAIAISSTALGVHAQDSTMHDDLRALKDLNTDRVDDTGTDLISGISGEDIHQRALGYKEEVSRAMESVRARNKMGQNEALEKYESVGTIYFVSLSMGEESIKEVFRDAATDKEKRLVVIRGIPEGEKIPDGLQPYFQMVNEVQPSPQFVLDPSLFKKFSIRKVPAIVKLRKDKDILSQNGLARVYGLHSSNYLNEQIEKGETGNIGTRGNVVDILEPNLIEVMKQKLANVDWEQKKRQAASGYWKKQEFHSLEAATEDRTRWIDPSITVTADLKSGDGEVVVPQGTTINPLEKYPFNRTMFVFNPLRKAEVDFVKRQLEGMTVSDGIPVLMASEFNREAGWDGYKSLTDDLNTHVYKLVPDVKSRWHIEKTPTVITAEGNYFKVVEHRVMEEAR, encoded by the coding sequence ATGAAGAAATTAACTTTTCTGATCGCAGCTATCGCGATCAGTTCCACGGCACTAGGTGTACATGCTCAAGATAGTACGATGCATGACGATCTTAGAGCTTTGAAAGATCTGAATACTGATAGAGTTGATGATACTGGTACGGACCTGATCAGTGGGATTTCTGGCGAGGATATTCATCAGCGAGCCCTGGGTTATAAAGAGGAAGTAAGCCGTGCCATGGAATCTGTCAGGGCACGAAATAAAATGGGCCAAAACGAGGCTCTTGAAAAGTATGAATCAGTAGGGACAATCTATTTTGTCTCGCTCTCTATGGGCGAAGAATCAATTAAGGAAGTCTTTCGTGATGCTGCGACTGATAAGGAAAAAAGGCTTGTCGTAATACGTGGTATCCCAGAAGGAGAGAAAATTCCTGATGGGCTTCAGCCATACTTCCAAATGGTCAATGAGGTTCAGCCGTCCCCTCAGTTTGTACTGGACCCGTCCCTGTTTAAGAAGTTCAGCATTAGAAAGGTGCCTGCGATTGTAAAACTACGCAAGGACAAGGATATTCTTTCACAAAATGGACTTGCTAGAGTTTATGGTTTGCATTCATCCAACTATTTGAATGAGCAGATTGAAAAAGGCGAGACCGGCAATATAGGAACTCGTGGCAATGTCGTAGATATTCTGGAACCTAATCTCATTGAGGTGATGAAACAGAAACTGGCCAACGTCGATTGGGAGCAGAAAAAGAGACAAGCGGCGAGTGGCTATTGGAAAAAACAGGAATTTCATTCGCTAGAAGCCGCAACTGAAGATCGTACCAGGTGGATAGATCCCAGCATTACAGTTACGGCTGACCTGAAGAGTGGTGATGGTGAAGTGGTAGTTCCACAAGGGACAACGATCAACCCACTAGAGAAGTATCCCTTCAACAGGACGATGTTTGTCTTTAATCCTCTTCGTAAAGCGGAAGTGGACTTCGTGAAGAGACAGCTAGAGGGAATGACTGTTAGTGATGGGATACCAGTATTGATGGCCTCTGAGTTCAACAGGGAAGCCGGCTGGGATGGCTATAAATCTCTTACTGACGATCTTAATACGCATGTCTACAAGCTCGTCCCTGATGTTAAAAGCCGCTGGCACATTGAAAAGACGCCGACCGTGATCACCGCGGAGGGAAATTACTTCAAGGTGGTAGAGCATCGTGTCATGGAGGAAGCGAGATGA